DNA from bacterium:
TCGTACTCGATCTCGGCCACGCGCGCGGTGACGCCGTCCTTGTTCCGCTTGAAATCGATGAGACGGTAGCGCCGCTTGTGGCCGCCGCCGCGGTGGCGCGTGGTCACGCGGCCCTGGCCGTTGCGGCCGGCATGGTTCAGCAGCGGCTCGACGAGCGAGCGCTCGGGCGACGTCCGCGTGATGTCCTCGAACGTCACCACCGTCATGAACCGGCGTCCGGGCGTGATGGGCTTGAATTTTTTGATCCCCATGCGTCCTCCGCCCCTCTAGGTCAGTTTCTCGAGATCGATCTTGTCGCCGTCGGCGAGCGTGACGATCGCCTTGCGGTAGCCGGCCTCGCGGTAGTGGTGCTGCCCGCGCCGGCGCGCGCGGCCCGGAATCCGGATGACGTTGACCTTCGTGACGCGGACGCTGAACAGCCGCTGCACCGCGTCGCGGATCACCGGCTTCGTGGACGCGCCGTCGATCTCGAACGTGTACTTGTTGATCGTCGTGCCGCGCATGCTCTTCTCGGTGACGATCGGCCGCCGGATGACGTTGCGCGGGTCGAGTCCCGCGCTGCGGGACGGACTCATGCCCCGAGTCCCTCCACCAGGCGCTCCAGCGCGTCGCGGGTGAACACGATCCGGTCCGCGGCGAGAATCGCGTGCACGTTGAGCGCGGACGCGGCGGCGACGCGCACGCCGCCGAGGTTGGCCGCCGAGCGCTCGACCATCTCGTTCGGTGAGGCGGTGACCAGCAGTACCGAGCGGACGTCCGAGCCCTTGACCCCGAGCCCCGCCGCGCGCAGCGCCGCGGCGACGGTCTTGGTCTTCGGCGCGTCGAGGTCGAGGCGGTCGAGCACCGCGATCCGCCCCTCCGCCGCCCGCGCCGAGAGCGCCGACCGCAGCGCCAGGCGCCGCACCTTCTTGTTCAGCGCGTACTTGTAACTCCGCGGCTGCGGCCCGAAGACGATGCCGCCGCCGACAAAGACCGGCGCCCCGCGCGCGCCGTGCCGGGCGCGGCCGGTGCCCTTCTGCCGGTACAGCTTGCGCGTGCTGCGCGAGACCATGCCGCGCGTCAGCGTCGAGTGCGTGCCGCGGTGCCGGCCGGCCAGCTGCCACAGCACGGCCTCATGCAGCACCGCGGTGTGCGGCGTCACGCCGAAGATCGCCTCGGCCAGATCCACTTCGCCGGCCGTCTTGCCGTCCCGATCGTATACGGGCGCCCTGGTCATGCTTTGGCTCCCTTCGCGTCCTTCGCCGCGGCCGGGGCCGCCGCGCGCACCTTCTTCCCGCCCTTCGCGCTGCGGACGAGTACCACGCCGCCGCGAGGTCCGGGAAGCGCGCCGTGGATCAGGAGGACGTTGCGCTCCGTGTCGACCGACACGACCCTGAGGCCCTTGACCGTGGAGCGCTCGCCGCCGAGCCGGCCGGGCATGCGCTTGCCCTTCCAGACCCGGGCGATGTTGCTCGAGCCGATGCTGCCGATCGCGCGGTGCATGAGGCTGACGCCGTGCGTCGCCCGCTGGCCGCCGAAGTTGTGGCGCTTCATCGCGCCGGAAAATCCCTTGCCCTTGCTGACGCCGGTCACGTCCACCTGGGCGCCCTCGCTGAAGGCGTCCGCGCGGACGGCCTGGCCGATCTCAAACGTCTCGCCGCCGGCGAGGCGGACTTCGCGGATCA
Protein-coding regions in this window:
- the rplD gene encoding 50S ribosomal protein L4, translated to MTRAPVYDRDGKTAGEVDLAEAIFGVTPHTAVLHEAVLWQLAGRHRGTHSTLTRGMVSRSTRKLYRQKGTGRARHGARGAPVFVGGGIVFGPQPRSYKYALNKKVRRLALRSALSARAAEGRIAVLDRLDLDAPKTKTVAAALRAAGLGVKGSDVRSVLLVTASPNEMVERSAANLGGVRVAAASALNVHAILAADRIVFTRDALERLVEGLGA
- the rplW gene encoding 50S ribosomal protein L23, translating into MSPSRSAGLDPRNVIRRPIVTEKSMRGTTINKYTFEIDGASTKPVIRDAVQRLFSVRVTKVNVIRIPGRARRRGQHHYREAGYRKAIVTLADGDKIDLEKLT
- the rplC gene encoding 50S ribosomal protein L3 translates to MPAILGRKLGMTQIFDAAGNVVPVTVVEAGPCVVVGLRTPAREGYAAVQLGFDPLPEKPRTRAPQKPYRGIFLKRGLAPMRVIREVRLAGGETFEIGQAVRADAFSEGAQVDVTGVSKGKGFSGAMKRHNFGGQRATHGVSLMHRAIGSIGSSNIARVWKGKRMPGRLGGERSTVKGLRVVSVDTERNVLLIHGALPGPRGGVVLVRSAKGGKKVRAAAPAAAKDAKGAKA